The nucleotide sequence ATATAATGGATATTTAGTGGAACTTGAAGTCAgtaaggcctaggttcaaatgttgCATCATTTATTTGCTATGTGCCCCTGGAAAACTCACACAGTGGTTTATATGTATTAGCTTAAATACCTcttgagataatgtatgtaaagcattttgcaaaccatcTAAGTGAAATATAAAAGATGTTTCAGAtcagaatttgttttatttttggttgttggttttaattttattacaaaaatattgataagaAAGGTGCGAAAGGAATTCTAGGTTGAAGCAATGATGTAGATTTGGGGAAAGAAGTGGGAGAGCACAGCACTTCATTAGAGGGATAATGAGTAGTCTATTTTGATTTCAGCATGAGATTTGACTGGAATGGGAGATAGAAGCTAGATTGtggaaatttatttcttttctctacaaTAACCCATTGTGCATCTAAGTATTGAAAAATGTTCCCAGAGAAGTTTTTTGTCAGAATATCTACATTGGTCTATCTGAAACTACGGTCATAAGAGTTTTGGAAATGGGAAAGATCTCAGAAATTCTTCAAAATTGAGGAATCCACAAGGAATATGGAATGTAGCAGCCTTTGTCAatgtcatttctctcttttccacagTGTCAGGAACCATGAATGTATCAGGAGGAAACAGAGTGACTGAGTTCGTCCTTCTGAGCTTTCCTTGCCCCAGGAACATACAGATCCTGCTCTTTGGGATATTCTCTCTGGCCTATGTCTTGACCTTATTGGGGAATGGGTCCATAATCTGTGCAGTGAGGTTGGATCACCAGCTACACACCCCTATGTACTTCCTACTGGCCAACTTCTCCTTCTTGGAAATCTGCTACATTAACACCACGGTTCCTAACATTTTGGCCAACTTTCTCTCTGAGGCCAAAACCATCTCCTTCACCGCCTGTTTTGTCCAGTTCTACTTCTTCTTTTCCACAGGTGCCACTGAGACTTTCTTCCTATCTCTTATGGCTTTCGATCGGTACTTGGCCATTTGTCAGCCTCTGCATTACCCCATGATCATGACAGGACATTTTTGCATCAAATTAGTATTCctttgctgggtgagtggcttCCTCTACTTCCCAGTCCCTATTTGCTTCATGACTCAATTACCTTTCTGTGGTCCAAATATCATTGATCACTTTGTCTGTGACCCAGGTCCCTTGCTGGCTCTGTCTTGTGCCCCTACCACAGGGATTGAACTCTCTTATTCTATCCTAAACTGTCTCCTCATCTTTGTCACCTTCCCTTTCATCCTTGGATCCTACACGCTAGTACTCAGAGCTGTCTTGAATGTTCCTTCTGCAGCTGGCCGGAAGAAAGCTTTCTCCACATGTGGTTCCCATCTAATTGTGGTCTCTCTGTTCTACGGGACCCTCATGGTCATGTACATCAGTCCAAAATCTGGAAATTCATCTGGTTCACagaaaatttttactttattttactcAGTAGTGACCCCACTGGTGAATCCCTTGATCTACAGTCTGCGTAACAAGGAAATGAAGATTGCTCTAAGAAAAGTCCAGATGAGCATAAAAACCATCCATAGAAGATAAAGGTCATTAGTGTATTTCCTTAAGAGTCTTCATTTGATCTATTGTCCTGTCTCCAATCAGGTGCTATCACTTCCTCAAACATACCTGTGAACTCAAGATTGATTACTTCATAAGATCAGTCTCTGACCCATCAGGTtagggtggcatagtggataaactGATAGTGGATAATGAACTAGACTAGGTAataaaaaactgaatttaaatcctacttctaaagcttactagctttgtgacccttgaaaagtcttttaaccttcttgggcctcagtttctttatctgcaaaagtGAGTGGCAGCCTTAATGACCTCCACCTCAAAATCAAttatcctaaatcaagccagacTAGCtcagaattaaattaatttcactGCACTCTGGCCATTGTTTCTTTGTACTtagctatctttctatccatGTTTACCTGCCTTGCCTTCTGAATACTACCTATGCCTTACCTATTCTTGGCCTTCCTGAATTGCTACCCACCCCCTACCAACTCCTGATGTCCTTTTTTTTAGGTCAGGTACACAAGTATCAAAATCCAATGATTCTCCATCTATTATTGCCTTCTTCTCAGTTCTCAATGTTAGCAAATTCTAAAAGAGTCTAAGTGAGAATATACAAGCAAAATCTTGCACTGAATCTCTAAACACTGACTTCAGGGCAATTTCTATGTGTGAAAAGATGTGGGCACACTGGTAGAATAAAAAGTCATACTTGTGCTATCCAATGGTTCCACtgcaccagtgatgggcaaactttttaaagaggggatcaaaggaaaggaaatgctcatctgtcagtctgtttcttaggcaactctttcaaagtttgtttgtattatatcctactcattatattcatcagattaggaataatgtccagcagccggagagaacatttcagggggctgcatctggcccctCAGGACATAGTTTACCCATCATTGCACTACACTATTCTCCCTGTTTTGTTAACAATAGTTGACATTGGGCCTGAACCTCACTAATATAAATTGTAATTAATAAGATTCATTGATATAAAGGTattgtggcatagtggatagagagctggtcttcaagctaggaagacctgagtttaagacCTACATCTAACACATACTGTCTACACAACCCTGGGCAGTCATTTAATCTCCCAGTTACCTAGGAAACTCTCTAAAGTGATAGAGAAAGTGCCGACCAGCAATTACAGAAAGTTTCCTCACCCCAAAGTTCCctaaacaaatgaaatcacaagtttagAGTCTTTGCCTATCCTTGATAAACTTCCAGAGCAGGTATAGAGTGACCATAGTGTGTCTGAAATTCATCAGAATCCAAAAGTCCATATTATTTACTCCTTCATtggctgattttttttcaattaacaattcagttttctcccttctacctcctccccatcaaaatgaaaaaagaaaaccaaaacccttaAAAAATATGTACATTCAGGCAAAACtaattcccacattggtcataTCCAAAAATTTGATATTTCATTCTGCACTCTATATGCACTGTCCTCTATTAAGAAGTAAGTGGCATGCTTCATCATTGGTTCTCTGAAATTGTGGGTGCCAATTGATAAGAGTCTTTGAATCTTTCAAATTTGTTTGTTGTTATCATattctattattaatttttctaccATTTCTGCTCACTTTAATCTCAAATAGTTCACACAAGTCTTCTgagatttctttgaaaaaaatttcattcatcatttcttatgacaaaataTACTCCTTTAAATTTTTCAGCCACTGTCCAGTGATGGACACCTACTTAATTTCTCATTCTTTAATACCATGAGAAAAGCTACTATAAAGATTTTGGACAAGTGggccttttttcctctttctttggtttctttaagGTATAGACCTGGTATGGTGTGCCCAATTTAGTTAtcttttgggaatagttccagATTACTTTCCAGAATAGGTGGAtcaatttacagctccaccaacattGCAATAAATGTGCCTATTTTCAaaagtttattttgtatttgccaTTTTTAGTCAGATTTATTTGGCTGATATTTAAGAAGAATAAAAGGGATTATGCAAAAAAGATATGTGACTCATACATTTAATGATTACATAGTTTCAagaagtttctttctctgtccttggCCCCAGTTTCCCTACTTATAGAAAGAAGAATACCCTACCAAAAATTACCATTTCTGGTGAATGTGAGAGATTATCTCAGGTGAGAAAGTTCTTTTAAGTAATGGtgtttcaaataaaattaataatgcaGTACCCTGGAATGGTGTTTTTAGGGTTTGTTTCATAACAGAGGAAATCTAAGATAAAAGCACATAGTCCAAGAAATGGACAAAAACACTAAAGCAGATGAACACTGAGAGAGAGTGATAGCAGATCCATAACTGGAGATGAAGTTAGACAAAGggacagagaggaaaaaagatataCATCCTGCAATTCaggtatcattgtattgcttcaTGTTTTATGAATTATAAGCTTCAAGAACTAATGGTcttttccaaagtgctttctttaATACACATTATTTCACTTTAGTAGGGCAGCgtggtataatgaaaagagtaTTATCTGTGGAAtgagaggatctgaattcaaatctgcctctgacacttattcggacaagtcatttaacctcctggGATTtcagtttgctcctctgtaaCATGAAGAGTTAAATTAgattgttcctatgatttcttcaagctctaaatctataactcTTTTATCCCTTTAGTGGACTAGAGATTAATCCATTCACACACTGAAGTGTATTGCTATGAACACAAAATAATAAGAGATCAGATATACAGTTAATGAGTAAGCTCAAATTAGGCACCACCTTAACTTCAGAAAGTCTGACACAAGATCTGATTTAGTAGTAAACAGACTTGATAATCACCTATAAAGTATGACATGGTGAGAGGAGGTaccagaaaagaaatattatcCAGATTATATCCCAAATCCAAGTGTTTATTAGTTAATCCAAGGTTATTAAATCCAACCTTAAGAGATTCATTCTTTTGGTTATCTATGCCCTGCaagttctcttttttaaagacaTCAGAATTA is from Gracilinanus agilis isolate LMUSP501 chromosome 2, AgileGrace, whole genome shotgun sequence and encodes:
- the LOC123234149 gene encoding olfactory receptor 11H6-like, encoding MNVSGGNRVTEFVLLSFPCPRNIQILLFGIFSLAYVLTLLGNGSIICAVRLDHQLHTPMYFLLANFSFLEICYINTTVPNILANFLSEAKTISFTACFVQFYFFFSTGATETFFLSLMAFDRYLAICQPLHYPMIMTGHFCIKLVFLCWVSGFLYFPVPICFMTQLPFCGPNIIDHFVCDPGPLLALSCAPTTGIELSYSILNCLLIFVTFPFILGSYTLVLRAVLNVPSAAGRKKAFSTCGSHLIVVSLFYGTLMVMYISPKSGNSSGSQKIFTLFYSVVTPLVNPLIYSLRNKEMKIALRKVQMSIKTIHRR